The Hymenobacter oligotrophus genome has a window encoding:
- a CDS encoding aminotransferase class I/II-fold pyridoxal phosphate-dependent enzyme, giving the protein MLHADQLPGRTLLAADGRQYLFCSGTGYLGIARNPAFAELLAEGLARYGTNYSSSRNSSLQLRIYDEAEQYLARYTGAEASLTVSSGYLAGQMAVKALARAGRFEYAPGTHPAAWLADHPALVGAARTFDEWAQHLLHRLHHEAPHPVVIVSNSLDALRVQRYNFGWAQELPTDRPVTLLIDDSHGFGLIGRGGAGIFTEVQVPASVRLVVVSSLGKACGIPGGVVLGDASFVGSLRRSAFFAASSPVVPAYLYAFVHAQALYQQARQQLATNVQRFAEAAPAALFQGAEGFPVFYTPANSLADYLQQREVLISSFPYPAPTDLCITRVVLSALHTPADVEGLASLTTDFARQQIYDELKGN; this is encoded by the coding sequence ATGCTGCACGCCGACCAGCTGCCGGGCCGTACGCTGCTTGCCGCCGACGGCCGCCAGTACCTGTTCTGCAGCGGCACAGGCTACCTAGGCATTGCCCGAAACCCGGCTTTTGCCGAGCTGTTGGCCGAGGGCTTGGCCCGCTACGGCACCAACTACAGCAGCTCGCGCAACAGCTCGTTGCAGCTGCGCATTTACGACGAAGCCGAGCAGTACCTGGCGCGTTACACCGGTGCCGAAGCGTCCCTTACCGTGTCGTCGGGGTACTTGGCGGGGCAAATGGCCGTGAAGGCACTGGCCCGCGCTGGCCGTTTCGAGTACGCCCCCGGCACGCACCCCGCCGCTTGGCTTGCCGATCACCCCGCTTTGGTTGGCGCTGCGCGAACTTTTGACGAGTGGGCCCAGCACTTGCTGCACCGCCTGCACCACGAGGCACCGCACCCGGTAGTCATCGTCAGCAACTCGCTCGACGCGCTGCGGGTGCAGCGCTACAATTTCGGCTGGGCGCAGGAGCTGCCCACCGACCGCCCGGTTACCCTACTCATCGACGATTCGCACGGTTTTGGCCTAATCGGCCGCGGGGGAGCAGGCATTTTCACCGAAGTGCAGGTGCCCGCTTCGGTGCGGCTGGTGGTGGTTAGCTCCCTAGGTAAAGCCTGCGGCATACCCGGTGGGGTGGTACTCGGCGATGCGAGTTTTGTAGGCAGCCTGCGCCGAAGTGCGTTTTTCGCGGCCAGCTCGCCGGTGGTGCCAGCTTATTTATATGCCTTTGTGCACGCCCAAGCGTTGTATCAACAAGCCCGCCAGCAGCTTGCCACTAATGTGCAACGCTTTGCCGAGGCTGCGCCAGCTGCGCTGTTTCAGGGTGCCGAAGGGTTTCCGGTGTTCTACACCCCTGCCAACAGCCTAGCCGATTACCTGCAGCAGCGGGAGGTGCTCATCTCGAGTTTCCCCTACCCCGCCCCTACCGACCTATGCATTACGCGCGTAGTGCTTTCGGCGCTGCATACCCCGGCCGATGTAGAGGGGTTGGCCAGCCTGACAACCGATTTTGCCCGGCAGCAAATTTACGATGAGCTGAAGGGCAACTAG
- a CDS encoding alpha/beta fold hydrolase, whose product METPTATPVAQPAAPAWLDTAEYPFATHYLQTPAGRLHYVDEGQGEAVVFVHGTPTWSWLFRQQIKALRQHYRCIAPDHLGFGLSDKPTDWDYHPASHAANLGQLLDHLQLTQITLVVHDFGGPIGLGFATQYPKRIRRVVVLNTWLWDTGAEPQARQADWLLHSWLGRWLYLGLNFSARVLLKKGFADARQLTPAIHRHYLQPFAHRSQRMGPWRLGQWLVRAADWYAARRQELPRLASKPALLIWATHDPFFNQQHLGRWQTLLPQARTVQLNCGHFIPEENSAELTQALRSFLAEMAPSSS is encoded by the coding sequence ATGGAAACCCCAACCGCCACCCCCGTTGCACAACCAGCTGCACCAGCCTGGCTCGACACCGCCGAGTACCCCTTTGCCACGCATTACCTGCAAACCCCGGCCGGCCGCCTGCACTACGTCGACGAGGGCCAGGGCGAGGCGGTGGTCTTCGTGCACGGCACCCCGACGTGGTCGTGGCTGTTCCGGCAGCAAATCAAGGCGCTGCGGCAGCACTACCGCTGCATAGCACCCGACCACCTAGGCTTCGGCCTTTCCGACAAACCCACCGATTGGGATTACCACCCCGCCAGCCACGCAGCCAACCTAGGCCAACTGCTCGACCACCTGCAACTAACCCAAATAACGCTGGTGGTGCACGATTTCGGCGGCCCGATAGGCTTGGGGTTTGCCACCCAGTACCCCAAGCGCATCCGCCGTGTGGTGGTGCTGAACACCTGGCTTTGGGATACCGGCGCCGAACCGCAAGCCCGGCAAGCCGATTGGCTGCTGCACAGTTGGCTCGGCCGCTGGCTGTACCTGGGGCTGAACTTCTCGGCGCGGGTGTTGCTGAAAAAAGGCTTCGCCGACGCGCGGCAACTCACTCCTGCCATTCATCGACACTACTTGCAGCCATTTGCCCACCGGAGCCAACGCATGGGGCCGTGGCGCCTTGGGCAATGGCTCGTGCGCGCCGCCGATTGGTACGCAGCACGCCGACAGGAGCTACCGCGACTAGCCAGTAAGCCCGCACTGCTGATCTGGGCCACCCACGACCCCTTTTTCAACCAACAGCACCTAGGGCGTTGGCAGACCCTGCTGCCGCAAGCCCGCACCGTGCAGCTCAATTGCGGCCATTTTATACCCGAAGAAAACTCGGCCGAGCTAACCCAAGCGCTGCGTAGTTTTCTGGCCGAAATGGCGCCAAGTTCGAGCTGA
- a CDS encoding SRPBCC family protein gives MRMQLRTPVAQPPAQVWAGFTRQLFLDLAPPLPQLRLLRFDGCERGNLVEIGMYLGPVGLARWTSLITEHGELPGGGRYFVDLGQQLPAPLRYWQHRHLMEAAPNGGTVIVEDLEYRTASRVLDALLYPLVWAQFAWRRPIYRRYFGG, from the coding sequence ATGCGCATGCAGCTCCGCACCCCCGTGGCCCAACCGCCTGCCCAGGTTTGGGCCGGTTTCACCCGCCAACTGTTCCTCGACCTAGCCCCGCCGCTGCCGCAACTGCGCCTGTTGCGCTTCGATGGCTGCGAGCGTGGCAACTTGGTCGAAATCGGAATGTACCTAGGGCCCGTGGGCCTTGCCCGCTGGACCTCGCTCATTACCGAGCACGGCGAGCTGCCCGGCGGCGGCCGCTACTTCGTCGACCTAGGGCAGCAACTACCCGCGCCGCTGCGCTACTGGCAGCACCGCCACCTGATGGAAGCTGCCCCCAACGGCGGCACTGTGATAGTGGAAGACCTGGAGTACCGCACTGCCTCGCGGGTGCTCGATGCTTTGTTGTACCCGCTGGTGTGGGCGCAATTTGCTTGGCGCCGGCCTATTTACCGGCGCTACTTCGGCGGGTGA
- a CDS encoding Crp/Fnr family transcriptional regulator, whose product MEPLTDFLRRIYPVPDADLARILPLWQEVHFGRREFITRAGEVGRHLYFVLEGIQRSYHLRDGKEYTLAFTYPPSFTGIPESVLVRQPSPHFLECITPSRLLRLPYDKMEQLMLESPAAERLMRKLTEQILVGVLHRQTELLTCSMAERFRLFLQRSPHLLNAVPHKHLASYLGMDATNFSKLLNQLPV is encoded by the coding sequence ATGGAGCCACTTACCGATTTCCTGCGCCGCATCTACCCTGTGCCCGATGCCGACCTAGCGCGCATATTGCCGCTGTGGCAGGAGGTGCACTTTGGTCGGCGCGAGTTCATAACGCGGGCCGGCGAAGTGGGGCGGCACCTGTACTTTGTGCTCGAGGGCATTCAGCGCAGCTACCACCTGCGTGACGGCAAGGAGTACACCCTGGCATTTACTTACCCGCCGTCGTTTACGGGCATTCCGGAATCGGTGCTGGTGCGGCAGCCCTCGCCGCACTTCCTAGAGTGCATCACGCCGAGCCGCTTGCTGCGCCTGCCCTACGACAAAATGGAGCAGCTGATGCTTGAGTCGCCGGCGGCGGAGCGGCTGATGCGCAAGCTAACCGAGCAGATACTCGTGGGCGTGCTGCACCGCCAAACGGAGCTGCTTACCTGCTCCATGGCCGAGCGGTTTCGGTTGTTTCTGCAGCGCAGCCCGCATCTGCTCAACGCGGTACCGCACAAGCACCTGGCCTCGTACCTGGGCATGGATGCTACCAACTTCAGCAAGCTGCTGAACCAGCTGCCGGTCTGA
- a CDS encoding PepSY-associated TM helix domain-containing protein, with protein MSRSQVTRRLFKLHSWLGLATGALLLVVSLSGVILLFEPQLDHALNSRLLTVAVPAQPQPSLDGVLRAARQRFPQPAYLRLRRLPEAPNQAVEVSVDQPDHTWTLAYFDPYTARYLGQRNAREHLFGWLLGLHYSLMGGKAGELVVALLGLTLLLSVGTGTVVYRKHLLPVLLFRQRINWKNARTAASGLHRVVGVWALLFNLVMAGSGAWMLRASFLPSTYAAEEDAETQTAAQPPVQVSLDTLTLRATAAVPSLQVQGVVLPRTATDTLVTVSGRLADSPLLGNFSQAVELSASTGRIVRADDVRASGVTERAELVALTLHFGQFGGWLVKLLWTVGGLSPALLSITGFVLWRRRTAPRTRAARRQPAKQLSR; from the coding sequence ATGTCCCGCTCGCAAGTAACCCGGCGCCTGTTCAAACTGCATAGCTGGCTGGGGCTGGCCACGGGCGCGCTGCTGCTGGTGGTGAGTCTCAGCGGGGTGATTCTGCTTTTCGAGCCCCAGCTGGACCACGCCCTGAACTCGCGTTTGCTTACCGTTGCCGTACCCGCTCAGCCGCAACCCTCGCTCGACGGGGTGCTGCGGGCGGCCCGCCAGCGGTTTCCGCAACCTGCTTACCTGCGCCTGCGTCGGCTGCCCGAAGCGCCCAATCAGGCCGTGGAAGTCAGCGTCGATCAGCCTGACCATACCTGGACGCTGGCTTACTTCGACCCATACACCGCCCGCTACCTAGGGCAGCGCAACGCCCGAGAGCATTTGTTTGGCTGGCTCCTGGGGCTGCACTACAGCCTGATGGGGGGCAAAGCGGGCGAGTTGGTAGTGGCCTTGCTGGGCCTCACGTTGCTGCTCAGCGTGGGCACGGGTACTGTAGTGTACCGCAAGCACCTGCTGCCGGTGCTGCTGTTTCGGCAGCGCATCAACTGGAAGAACGCCCGCACCGCGGCCTCGGGCCTGCACCGGGTGGTGGGCGTATGGGCGCTGCTGTTTAATCTGGTTATGGCCGGCAGCGGCGCCTGGATGTTGCGGGCCTCCTTTCTGCCGAGCACTTATGCAGCCGAGGAGGACGCCGAAACCCAAACTGCAGCGCAGCCCCCCGTTCAGGTCTCGCTCGACACCTTAACCCTGCGAGCCACCGCCGCGGTACCCAGCCTGCAGGTGCAGGGCGTGGTGCTGCCCCGCACAGCTACCGATACGCTGGTGACGGTGTCGGGCCGCTTGGCCGACAGTCCGCTGTTGGGTAACTTCAGCCAGGCGGTAGAGCTATCGGCGAGTACTGGGCGCATCGTGCGGGCCGACGACGTGCGAGCCAGTGGCGTGACCGAACGCGCGGAGCTGGTAGCCCTAACGCTGCACTTCGGGCAGTTTGGGGGTTGGCTAGTGAAGCTGCTCTGGACCGTAGGAGGCCTTTCGCCGGCGCTGCTCAGCATTACTGGTTTTGTGCTATGGCGGCGCCGCACTGCGCCTCGTACCCGAGCGGCTCGGCGCCAGCCCGCAAAGCAGCTTTCGCGCTAA
- a CDS encoding class I SAM-dependent rRNA methyltransferase, which yields MSAATIFLKPGKDQSLRRLHPWVFSGAIARMQGEVVEGKVVSVHAHNGELLGQGHYAPGSIAVRMLAFGETAPIDADFWVEKLRNAYKLRHSLGLTGAGNTNVYRLVHAEGDGLPGLIIDVYGDVAVVQAHSAGMYQARPEIAAALQQAVPSLRAIYDKSSETVPAKAAPDAQNSYLLGESTGAEHVVNENGHRFAVDWETGQKTGFFIDQRDNRALLARYAPGRRVLNTFCYTGGFSVYALQAGAELVDSVDSSKKAIELTNRNAELSGLGDKHEAYAQDVFSFLKDRHNQYDLIVLDPPAFAKHLSARHNAIMGYKRLNVAGIKQIAPGGLLFTFSCSQVVSMELFEGAVMAAAIEAGRPARILHRLTQPADHPVSLFHPEGEYLKGLVLAVD from the coding sequence ATGTCAGCCGCTACCATCTTTCTCAAACCCGGTAAAGACCAATCCTTGCGCCGCCTGCACCCCTGGGTGTTTTCGGGAGCCATTGCCCGCATGCAGGGCGAAGTGGTAGAGGGCAAGGTGGTGAGCGTGCACGCCCACAACGGCGAGCTGCTGGGCCAGGGGCACTACGCGCCGGGCTCCATTGCCGTGCGCATGCTGGCCTTCGGCGAAACCGCACCCATCGATGCTGATTTTTGGGTTGAGAAGCTGCGCAACGCCTACAAGCTGCGCCACAGCCTAGGGCTTACGGGCGCCGGCAACACCAACGTGTACCGCTTGGTGCACGCCGAAGGCGACGGCCTGCCCGGCCTGATCATCGACGTGTACGGCGACGTGGCCGTGGTGCAGGCCCACAGCGCCGGCATGTACCAGGCCCGCCCCGAAATTGCCGCCGCTCTGCAGCAGGCCGTGCCCAGCCTGCGCGCGATTTACGACAAGAGCAGCGAAACCGTACCCGCCAAAGCTGCGCCCGATGCCCAGAACAGCTACCTGCTGGGCGAAAGCACCGGTGCCGAGCACGTGGTAAACGAAAACGGCCACCGCTTTGCCGTGGACTGGGAAACGGGCCAGAAAACCGGCTTCTTCATCGACCAGCGCGACAACCGCGCTTTGCTGGCCCGTTACGCGCCGGGCCGCCGCGTGCTCAACACGTTCTGCTACACCGGCGGCTTTTCGGTATACGCCCTGCAAGCCGGTGCCGAGTTGGTGGACTCCGTCGATTCGAGCAAAAAAGCCATTGAGCTGACCAACCGCAACGCCGAGCTGTCGGGCCTAGGTGATAAGCACGAAGCCTACGCCCAGGACGTGTTCAGCTTCTTGAAAGACCGCCACAACCAGTACGACCTCATCGTGCTCGACCCGCCGGCTTTCGCCAAGCACCTCTCGGCCCGCCACAACGCCATTATGGGTTATAAGCGCCTGAACGTGGCCGGCATCAAGCAAATTGCGCCCGGTGGGCTGTTGTTCACCTTTAGCTGCTCGCAGGTGGTGAGCATGGAGCTGTTCGAGGGTGCCGTAATGGCCGCCGCCATCGAGGCCGGCCGCCCGGCGCGCATTCTGCACCGCCTCACCCAACCCGCCGACCACCCCGTGAGCCTCTTCCACCCCGAGGGCGAGTACCTGAAGGGCTTGGTGCTGGCCGTGGATTAA
- a CDS encoding TonB-dependent receptor — translation MYSPLLLALLATELPLPSSAASEISAYRVAPVAGGTLEGVVRTADGQPAAYAAVALKGTTFGTNTDAQGRFVLAGVPAGRYTVVASAVGFTPAEQQIEVTESATATVPALSLARTDQELGEVTITGRSYTAYKRDATNLATRSETPLRDIPQSVQVLPEAVLRDQQVQLLQESIRNFAGITQFGGYNDFNMRGFRSSTGNFALNGQRLGGSSYTPQPTYNLESVEAVKGPASVLYGFAAPGGIINQTTKLPQAEARREIRLTYGSFNQMRGVADATGSLTADGKWLYRVVAGAERTGHQMRDWKTRNVFINPSLTFRPTDRTQLTLTSSYFHQNEDGGTWYNRGIMAVQGDLGVLPRDWSHHEPDDKAHDRIWNTQLLAQHRLSDKLAVNLLARYTHYDFLQQYHHINRRSFNPATGNISRHFRDFHDINSDVFVNAYLTWKPTTGAIEHTVLAGVDYGNSQRRYDYAQSYDGVPQLNIFNPRYGLSDRAAYRGEGYNATYQNPVYFVGAYVQDQFTLTPQLKAVLGLRYDTYRSTSLDLDRTEQVSNPAAAVVTTRDTSSASAFVPRAGLVYQPLPQLSLYGSYSQSFEPQYSNLPRAGGPFDPETGKQWEVGARTELLNRRLVGSLAFYRIRKVNILTTDPNDPDGQRQIAGNEATSRGVEASLTGRVLPGLNLIANYAYNEARISKNGNPDQPYGSPWFENAPNHSGNLWAVYTVPQGTLQGLALGGGAYYVGKRYSFDSGFSIPGYKTFDAVVSYELKRASLALNLYNLADKRYYSGVFFRDVVWVGNGRSFRLTAGYSF, via the coding sequence ATGTATTCACCACTTCTGCTCGCCCTCTTGGCGACGGAGTTGCCGCTCCCGTCGTCAGCTGCTTCTGAAATTTCAGCCTACCGTGTTGCACCCGTTGCGGGTGGTACCCTCGAAGGCGTAGTTCGTACCGCCGATGGCCAGCCAGCCGCCTATGCCGCCGTAGCCCTTAAAGGCACCACGTTTGGCACCAACACCGATGCGCAAGGCCGGTTTGTGTTGGCGGGTGTACCAGCAGGCCGGTACACGGTAGTTGCGTCGGCAGTAGGCTTTACCCCCGCCGAGCAGCAAATAGAAGTAACCGAAAGCGCCACTGCTACCGTGCCAGCGCTTAGCTTGGCGCGAACTGATCAGGAACTGGGCGAAGTAACGATTACGGGCCGCAGCTACACGGCCTACAAGCGCGACGCCACCAACCTGGCCACGCGCTCCGAAACCCCACTGCGCGATATTCCGCAGAGCGTGCAGGTGTTGCCCGAGGCCGTGCTGCGCGACCAACAAGTGCAACTGCTGCAGGAAAGCATCCGCAACTTTGCCGGCATCACGCAGTTCGGCGGCTACAACGACTTCAACATGCGCGGTTTCCGGTCGAGCACCGGCAACTTCGCCCTGAACGGGCAGCGCCTAGGTGGCTCCTCGTACACGCCGCAGCCTACCTACAACCTGGAGAGCGTGGAGGCCGTGAAGGGTCCGGCTTCGGTACTCTACGGTTTCGCGGCACCCGGCGGCATCATCAATCAAACCACTAAGCTGCCCCAGGCCGAAGCCCGGCGCGAAATACGCCTGACCTACGGCAGCTTCAACCAAATGCGGGGCGTAGCCGACGCTACCGGCTCGCTTACGGCCGATGGCAAGTGGCTGTACCGCGTGGTGGCAGGTGCCGAGCGCACTGGCCACCAAATGCGCGACTGGAAAACCCGCAACGTGTTCATCAATCCCTCGCTCACGTTCCGGCCCACCGACCGCACCCAACTCACCCTGACTTCTTCGTACTTCCACCAGAACGAAGACGGCGGCACCTGGTACAACCGCGGCATCATGGCTGTGCAAGGCGACCTAGGCGTGCTGCCCCGCGACTGGAGCCACCACGAGCCTGACGACAAAGCCCACGACCGGATTTGGAATACGCAGCTGCTGGCCCAGCATCGCCTGTCCGACAAGCTGGCCGTGAACCTGCTAGCGCGTTACACGCACTACGATTTTCTGCAGCAGTACCACCACATCAACCGGCGCAGCTTCAACCCCGCCACGGGCAATATCAGCCGGCACTTCCGCGACTTTCACGACATCAACTCCGATGTCTTCGTCAATGCCTACCTGACCTGGAAGCCCACTACCGGAGCCATTGAGCACACCGTGTTGGCCGGGGTAGACTACGGCAACAGCCAGCGCCGCTACGACTACGCGCAGAGCTACGACGGCGTACCCCAGCTGAACATCTTTAATCCGCGCTACGGCCTCTCCGACCGTGCTGCCTACCGCGGCGAAGGCTACAACGCCACCTACCAGAACCCGGTGTACTTTGTTGGGGCCTACGTGCAGGACCAGTTCACGCTTACGCCGCAGCTGAAGGCCGTACTGGGTTTGCGCTACGACACCTACCGCAGCACCAGCCTCGACCTAGACCGCACCGAGCAGGTTAGCAACCCCGCCGCGGCCGTAGTAACCACCCGCGATACTTCGTCGGCGTCGGCTTTTGTGCCCCGCGCCGGGTTGGTGTATCAGCCGCTGCCGCAGCTAAGCCTGTACGGCTCGTACAGCCAGAGCTTCGAGCCGCAGTACTCCAACCTGCCCCGCGCCGGTGGCCCCTTCGACCCAGAAACCGGCAAGCAGTGGGAAGTGGGCGCCCGCACCGAGCTGCTGAACCGCCGCTTGGTTGGCTCGCTGGCCTTCTACCGCATTCGTAAGGTCAACATTCTTACCACCGACCCGAACGACCCCGACGGGCAGCGGCAGATTGCCGGCAACGAGGCCACCAGCCGAGGCGTGGAAGCTTCGCTGACGGGCCGCGTGCTGCCGGGCCTCAACCTGATTGCCAACTACGCCTACAACGAGGCGCGCATCAGCAAAAACGGCAACCCCGATCAGCCTTACGGCTCGCCGTGGTTCGAGAATGCGCCCAACCACTCGGGCAACCTGTGGGCGGTGTACACCGTGCCCCAAGGTACGTTGCAGGGCTTGGCCCTAGGGGGCGGCGCCTATTACGTGGGCAAGCGTTACAGCTTCGATTCGGGTTTCTCGATACCGGGCTACAAAACTTTCGATGCTGTGGTTAGCTACGAGCTTAAGCGCGCTTCGCTGGCGCTTAACCTGTACAACCTGGCCGATAAGCGCTACTACTCGGGCGTGTTCTTCCGCGACGTAGTGTGGGTTGGCAACGGCCGCTCGTTCCGCCTTACGGCAGGTTATTCCTTCTAA
- a CDS encoding GNAT family N-acetyltransferase, translated as MNTASATVDILPYAPEHQAAFRDLNHEWITRYFVLEDLDRRMLDDPQGYILDRGGYIFMARYQGQLVGTCALIFEHEGVYELAKMAVTPSAQGLGIGWLLGRAAIEKAREIGAREVELLSNRKLAPALQLYRKLGFAEAPLPASEYQRADIRMVLALS; from the coding sequence ATGAACACCGCCTCTGCTACCGTCGACATTCTGCCTTACGCGCCCGAGCACCAAGCCGCATTCCGCGACCTGAACCACGAGTGGATTACCCGCTACTTTGTGCTCGAAGACCTCGACCGCCGCATGCTCGACGATCCGCAGGGCTACATTCTCGACCGGGGCGGCTACATCTTCATGGCCCGGTACCAAGGGCAGCTGGTGGGCACTTGCGCGCTCATATTCGAGCACGAGGGCGTGTACGAGCTGGCCAAAATGGCCGTAACGCCCAGCGCACAGGGCCTAGGCATTGGTTGGCTACTGGGGCGGGCCGCCATCGAGAAGGCCCGCGAAATAGGTGCCCGCGAGGTAGAGCTGCTCTCGAACCGCAAACTGGCGCCGGCGTTGCAGCTTTACCGCAAGCTGGGCTTTGCGGAGGCGCCGCTGCCCGCCTCGGAGTACCAGCGGGCCGATATCCGGATGGTACTTGCGTTGAGTTAG